From the Azospirillum formosense genome, one window contains:
- a CDS encoding MdtA/MuxA family multidrug efflux RND transporter periplasmic adaptor subunit, with translation MDLDTPLKPPPVPGPDSPATAAPDARRDRTTPEAQRTDAPRRRSVLGRVLAWLVVLALIGGGVWWFAFRPAPEMAARGGPGGFRPGMPSAAPVVTAKVEKGDMPIRLNGLGTVSSLATVTVRPQVGGQLTQVAFTEGQAVQKGDFLAEVDPRPFQLAVEQAEAQLLRDQALLKNARLDLERYRLLVKQDSIAKQQRDTQESLVQQYEGTVKADQVAVENAKLNLSYTRITAPVSGRAGLRLVDPGNYVTAGEAGGIVVITQVQPISVLFTLPEDNIPAIMARLRGGATLPVTAYDRTRDRVLATGTLTTVDNQIDVTTGTVKLRAQFDNADQSLFPNQFVNVQLLVDTLAGVPMVPVAAVQRGAPGTYVYVVNGEDSTASVRPVTLGASDGAKTVITQGVQPGETVVIQGADRLREGAKVAATDGSAPSAAPTPSSEGPRPQHRPQRNAS, from the coding sequence ATGGATTTGGACACCCCCCTGAAACCGCCGCCCGTCCCCGGGCCGGACAGTCCCGCCACGGCAGCGCCGGACGCCCGCCGGGACCGGACGACGCCCGAGGCCCAGCGGACCGACGCGCCCAGGCGCCGCTCGGTCCTGGGCCGGGTGCTGGCGTGGCTGGTCGTGCTGGCGCTGATCGGTGGCGGAGTCTGGTGGTTCGCCTTCCGCCCGGCGCCGGAGATGGCGGCGCGCGGCGGCCCCGGCGGGTTCCGGCCCGGCATGCCGAGCGCGGCGCCGGTGGTGACCGCCAAGGTCGAGAAGGGCGACATGCCGATCCGGCTCAACGGGCTGGGCACCGTCTCCTCGCTCGCCACCGTCACGGTGCGCCCGCAGGTCGGCGGCCAGCTCACCCAGGTCGCCTTCACCGAGGGGCAGGCCGTGCAGAAGGGCGACTTCCTGGCCGAGGTGGACCCGCGCCCCTTCCAGCTCGCCGTCGAGCAGGCGGAGGCCCAGCTTCTGCGCGACCAGGCTCTGCTGAAGAACGCGCGGCTGGACCTGGAGCGCTACCGGCTGCTGGTCAAGCAGGACTCCATCGCCAAGCAGCAGCGCGACACCCAGGAATCACTGGTCCAGCAGTATGAGGGCACGGTGAAGGCCGATCAGGTGGCGGTGGAGAACGCCAAGCTGAACCTGTCCTACACCCGCATCACCGCCCCCGTCTCGGGGCGCGCCGGGCTGCGGCTGGTCGATCCGGGTAACTACGTCACGGCGGGCGAGGCGGGCGGCATCGTCGTCATCACCCAGGTGCAGCCGATCTCCGTCCTGTTCACCCTGCCGGAGGACAACATCCCGGCGATCATGGCGCGGCTGCGCGGCGGGGCGACCCTGCCGGTGACCGCCTATGACCGGACGCGCGACCGCGTGCTGGCGACCGGGACGCTGACCACGGTGGACAACCAGATCGACGTGACCACCGGCACGGTGAAGCTGCGCGCCCAGTTCGACAACGCCGACCAGTCGCTGTTCCCCAACCAGTTCGTCAACGTCCAGCTTCTGGTGGACACGCTGGCCGGCGTCCCGATGGTGCCGGTGGCGGCGGTGCAGCGCGGGGCGCCCGGCACCTACGTCTATGTGGTGAACGGCGAGGACAGCACGGCCTCGGTCCGCCCGGTGACGCTGGGCGCCAGCGACGGGGCGAAGACCGTCATCACCCAGGGGGTGCAGCCCGGCGAGACGGTGGTGATCCAGGGCGCCGACCGGCTGCGCGAGGGCGCCAAGGTGGCGGCGACCGACGGCTCGGCCCCGTCGGCGGCTCCCACCCCGTCCAGCGAGGGGCCGCGCCCGCAGCACCGCCCCCAGCGCAACGCGTCGTAA
- a CDS encoding MdtB/MuxB family multidrug efflux RND transporter permease subunit, which translates to MNISHPFVVRPVATSLLMLAILLVGAVSYRFLPLSALPAVEYPTIQVQTFFPGASPEVMTSSVTAPLERQLGQMPGLVQMSSVSAAGASVITLQFGLELSIDIAEQEVQAAINAAGNLLPSDLPAPPIYAKVNPADAPILTLALTSKTLPLTQVQDLADSRFAQKLSQLPGVGLVSLSGGHRPAVRIRANVQALAAYGLNIDDLRSTINTANINSPKGTIDGPTRNYTINANDQLRRADEYKDLVVAYRNGAPVRLSDVADVLDSAENTRLGAWMNDTPAILLNIQRQPGANVIEVVDRVKEMLPNLTAALPGSVDVAVLTDRTVTIRASVEDVQMEMMVAMGLVVLVIFLFLRNIPATIIPSLSVPLSLVGTFAVMYLAGFSLNNLSLMALTVATGFVVDDAIVMIENIARHVERGESPLQAALKGSKQIGFTIVSLTVSLIAVLIPLLFMGDVVGRLFREFAITLAVTILISAVVSLTLVPMLCAKLLRHREPREMSAIARRSEAWFDAVIAGYARTLRWVLDRQGATLLVAVGTLALTVVLYTAIPKGFFPAQDTGLIQGVTEATQSVSYAAMAERQRALAVEVLKDPDVVSLSSFIGVDGSNTTMNSGRLLINLKPKEQRTDHVADIIRRIRHNTAQVPGIELFMQPVQDLTIDATVSRTQYQFVLEDANPEELRVWAPRLIDRLAAVPEITDVTSNLQEKGLSAAITIDRDTAARYGVTTAAIDNALYDAFGQRIVSTIFTQANQFRVILEADPDRMTVDQLLTSIHLPSAGGGQVPLAAFARMEVRNAPLQINHFGQFPAVTVSFNLAPGVSLGAAVKAIEAAEQELGLPASVLTRFQGAALAFQASLGNQLLLILAAIVTMYIVLGVLYESYIHPITILSTLPSAGVGALIALMLAGHDLDIIAIIGIILLIGIVKKNAIMMIDFALDAEREEGKPPREAIYQACLLRFRPILMTTMAALLGALPLMLGTGTGSELRQPMGVSIVGGLILSQLLTLYTTPVIYLAFDRLAAKLRGRPDGQTEGAAR; encoded by the coding sequence ATGAACATCTCCCATCCCTTCGTCGTCCGTCCGGTCGCCACCTCGCTGCTGATGCTGGCGATCCTGCTGGTGGGGGCAGTGTCCTACCGCTTCCTGCCGCTGTCGGCGCTGCCGGCGGTGGAATACCCGACGATCCAGGTCCAGACCTTCTTCCCCGGCGCCAGCCCGGAGGTGATGACCTCGTCGGTCACCGCCCCGCTGGAGCGCCAGCTCGGCCAGATGCCGGGGCTGGTCCAGATGTCCTCGGTCAGCGCCGCCGGGGCGTCGGTCATCACGCTCCAGTTCGGGCTGGAACTCAGCATCGACATCGCGGAGCAGGAGGTGCAGGCGGCCATCAACGCCGCCGGGAACCTGCTGCCTTCCGACCTGCCCGCCCCGCCGATCTACGCCAAGGTCAACCCGGCGGACGCGCCGATCCTGACGCTGGCCCTGACGTCGAAGACGCTGCCGCTGACCCAGGTGCAGGATCTGGCCGACAGCCGCTTCGCGCAGAAGCTGTCGCAGCTTCCCGGCGTCGGTCTGGTCAGCCTCAGCGGCGGGCATCGGCCGGCGGTGCGCATCCGCGCCAACGTCCAGGCGCTGGCCGCCTACGGGCTGAACATCGACGACCTGCGCAGCACCATCAACACGGCCAACATCAACTCGCCCAAGGGCACCATCGACGGGCCGACCCGCAACTACACCATCAACGCCAACGACCAGCTCCGCCGGGCCGACGAGTACAAGGACCTCGTCGTCGCCTACCGCAACGGCGCCCCGGTCCGCCTGTCCGACGTGGCCGACGTGCTGGACAGCGCCGAGAACACCCGGCTGGGCGCCTGGATGAACGACACGCCGGCCATCCTCCTGAACATCCAGCGCCAGCCCGGCGCCAACGTGATCGAGGTGGTGGACCGGGTGAAGGAGATGCTGCCCAACCTGACCGCCGCCCTGCCCGGTTCCGTCGACGTGGCCGTGCTGACCGACCGCACCGTGACCATCCGCGCCTCCGTCGAGGACGTGCAGATGGAGATGATGGTCGCCATGGGGCTGGTCGTCCTGGTGATCTTCCTGTTCCTGCGCAACATCCCGGCGACGATCATCCCCAGCCTGTCGGTGCCGCTGTCGCTGGTCGGCACCTTCGCGGTGATGTATCTGGCGGGCTTCAGCCTGAACAACCTCTCGCTGATGGCGCTGACCGTCGCGACCGGCTTCGTCGTCGACGACGCCATCGTGATGATTGAGAACATCGCCCGCCATGTGGAGCGCGGCGAATCCCCGCTCCAGGCCGCGCTGAAGGGGTCGAAGCAGATCGGCTTCACCATCGTGTCGCTGACCGTTTCGCTGATCGCGGTGCTGATCCCGCTGTTGTTCATGGGCGACGTGGTCGGCCGGCTGTTCCGCGAGTTCGCCATCACGCTGGCCGTCACCATCCTGATCTCCGCCGTCGTCTCGCTGACGCTGGTGCCGATGCTCTGCGCCAAGCTGCTGCGCCACCGCGAGCCGCGCGAGATGTCCGCCATCGCGCGGCGCAGCGAGGCGTGGTTCGACGCGGTGATCGCCGGTTACGCCCGCACGCTGCGCTGGGTGCTGGACCGCCAGGGCGCGACGCTGCTGGTCGCAGTGGGGACGCTGGCGCTGACGGTGGTGCTCTACACCGCCATTCCCAAGGGCTTCTTCCCGGCGCAGGACACCGGCCTGATCCAGGGCGTGACGGAGGCCACCCAGTCCGTCTCCTACGCCGCCATGGCGGAGCGGCAGCGGGCGCTGGCGGTGGAGGTGCTGAAGGACCCCGACGTGGTCAGCCTGTCCTCCTTCATCGGGGTGGACGGCAGCAACACCACGATGAACAGCGGGCGCCTCCTCATCAACCTGAAGCCGAAGGAGCAGCGGACGGACCATGTGGCCGACATCATCCGCCGCATCCGCCACAACACCGCGCAGGTGCCCGGAATCGAGCTGTTCATGCAGCCGGTGCAGGACCTGACCATCGACGCCACGGTCAGCCGCACCCAGTACCAGTTCGTGCTGGAGGACGCCAATCCCGAGGAGCTGCGCGTCTGGGCGCCGAGGCTGATCGACCGGCTGGCCGCAGTTCCGGAGATCACCGACGTCACCAGCAACCTTCAGGAGAAGGGGCTGTCGGCCGCCATCACCATCGACCGCGACACCGCCGCGCGCTACGGCGTCACCACGGCGGCCATCGACAACGCGCTGTACGACGCCTTCGGCCAGCGCATCGTCTCCACCATCTTCACCCAGGCCAACCAGTTCCGCGTGATCCTGGAAGCCGACCCGGACCGCATGACGGTGGACCAGCTTCTCACCTCCATTCATCTGCCCTCGGCGGGCGGCGGGCAGGTGCCGCTGGCCGCCTTCGCGCGGATGGAGGTGCGCAACGCGCCGCTCCAGATCAACCATTTCGGGCAGTTCCCGGCGGTCACCGTCTCCTTCAACCTCGCGCCGGGGGTCTCGCTGGGCGCCGCGGTCAAGGCCATCGAGGCGGCGGAGCAGGAGCTCGGCCTGCCGGCCAGCGTGCTGACCCGCTTCCAGGGCGCGGCTCTGGCCTTCCAGGCGTCGCTGGGCAACCAGCTCCTGCTGATCCTGGCCGCCATCGTCACGATGTACATCGTGCTGGGCGTCCTCTACGAGAGCTACATCCACCCGATCACGATCCTCTCCACCCTGCCCTCGGCCGGGGTGGGGGCGCTGATCGCGCTGATGCTGGCCGGGCACGACCTGGACATCATCGCCATCATCGGCATCATCCTGCTGATCGGCATCGTGAAGAAGAACGCGATCATGATGATCGACTTCGCGCTCGACGCCGAGCGGGAGGAGGGCAAGCCCCCGCGCGAGGCCATCTATCAGGCCTGCCTGCTGCGCTTCCGCCCGATCCTGATGACGACCATGGCGGCGCTGCTCGGCGCCCTGCCGCTGATGCTCGGCACCGGCACGGGATCGGAGCTGCGCCAGCCCATGGGCGTGTCCATCGTCGGCGGGCTGATCCTCAGCCAGCTTCTCACCCTCTACACCACCCCGGTCATCTATTTGGCCTTCGACCGGCTGGCAGCAAAGCTGCGCGGGCGCCCCGACGGGCAGACGGAAGGGGCCGCGCGATGA
- a CDS encoding glycine betaine ABC transporter substrate-binding protein, with product MRRTFLKMMALGVAAVIGSTALSSASLAAEDKKPVRIGWTAWSDAEAVTKLAQRLIQERLDQPVELVLADIGLQYQGLAKGDLDFMMMSWLPTTHASYLDKVGKDIVPLGMLYTRARLGWAVPDYVPEDQVKTIADLAKPEIREKLKGKIQGIDPGSGLMQASEKALKDYGLNDYELVSASGAAMTAALGRAERREDWIAVTAWSPHWMFAKWKLRYLEDPKGSLGGLERVHVMARKNFYQEHPKVAEFLTRMYLPLEDLEKIMLEADDSSYDKAIDNYIANNKQRVDYWVTGEMPAS from the coding sequence ATGAGACGCACGTTTCTGAAGATGATGGCCCTCGGCGTCGCCGCCGTGATCGGCAGCACCGCCCTGTCCTCCGCCAGCCTGGCTGCCGAGGACAAGAAGCCGGTCCGCATCGGCTGGACCGCCTGGTCCGACGCCGAGGCGGTGACCAAGCTCGCCCAGCGCCTCATCCAGGAACGGCTGGATCAGCCGGTCGAGCTGGTGCTGGCCGACATCGGCCTGCAGTATCAGGGGCTCGCCAAGGGCGACCTCGACTTCATGATGATGTCCTGGCTGCCGACCACCCACGCCTCCTACCTGGACAAGGTGGGCAAGGACATCGTGCCGCTGGGCATGCTCTACACCCGCGCCCGCCTCGGCTGGGCCGTGCCGGACTATGTGCCGGAGGATCAGGTGAAGACGATCGCCGACCTCGCCAAGCCGGAGATCCGCGAGAAGCTGAAGGGCAAGATCCAGGGCATCGACCCCGGTTCGGGCCTGATGCAGGCGTCGGAAAAGGCGCTGAAGGACTACGGCCTGAATGACTATGAGCTGGTGTCGGCCAGCGGTGCGGCGATGACCGCCGCGCTCGGCCGCGCGGAGCGGCGCGAGGACTGGATCGCCGTCACCGCCTGGAGCCCGCACTGGATGTTCGCCAAGTGGAAGCTGCGCTACCTGGAGGACCCGAAGGGCTCGCTGGGCGGGCTGGAGCGCGTCCACGTCATGGCCCGCAAGAACTTCTACCAGGAGCACCCCAAGGTCGCCGAGTTCCTGACCCGGATGTACCTGCCGCTGGAGGATCTGGAGAAGATCATGCTGGAGGCCGACGACAGCTCCTACGACAAGGCGATCGACAATTACATCGCCAACAACAAGCAGCGCGTGGACTATTGGGTGACCGGCGAGATGCCGGCCTCCTGA
- the proV gene encoding glycine betaine/L-proline ABC transporter ATP-binding protein ProV has protein sequence MTAKIAVNGVTRIFGRHPRQALDLLKAGLSKEEIFKRTGQTVGVLDASFEVEAGEIFVIMGLSGSGKSTLVRMLNRLIDPTAGEIRIDGRDITKLSRAELTELRRRDLGMVFQSFALLPHLRVWENAAFGLEIAGESLKARRDKAQQALDAVGLGAYAESYPRELSGGMQQRVGLARALANEPSVLLMDEAFSALDPLIRTEMQDELLRLQAERQRTIVFISHDLDEAIRIGDRLAIMEGGQIIQVGRPDEILKQPANDYVRSFFRNIDVTKILTAGDIARRDQVTLIRHTGEGPRAAVRQLRERDREFGYVQDGRRRFQGVVSVETLVTAIERHNGSATLDEALLPGIEPLPVDLPMDEVLPRIASAPCPLPVVDGQGAYVGAISKTAYLETLGRTR, from the coding sequence ATGACCGCGAAAATTGCCGTAAACGGCGTCACCCGGATTTTCGGGCGCCACCCACGTCAGGCGCTCGACCTGCTGAAGGCGGGTCTTTCCAAGGAAGAGATCTTTAAAAGGACCGGCCAGACCGTCGGCGTCCTCGACGCCAGTTTCGAGGTCGAGGCCGGCGAAATCTTCGTCATCATGGGCCTGTCGGGCTCCGGCAAATCGACGCTGGTCCGCATGCTCAACCGGCTGATCGACCCGACCGCGGGCGAGATCCGGATCGACGGCCGGGACATCACCAAGCTGTCGCGCGCCGAGCTGACCGAGCTGCGGCGGCGCGACCTGGGCATGGTGTTCCAGTCCTTCGCCCTGCTGCCGCACCTGCGGGTGTGGGAGAACGCCGCCTTCGGGCTGGAGATCGCCGGGGAAAGCCTGAAGGCGCGGCGCGACAAGGCGCAGCAGGCGCTGGACGCGGTCGGCCTCGGCGCCTACGCGGAGAGCTACCCGCGGGAGCTGTCGGGCGGCATGCAGCAGCGCGTCGGCCTGGCCCGCGCGCTCGCCAACGAGCCGTCCGTCCTGCTGATGGACGAGGCCTTCTCGGCCCTCGACCCGCTGATCCGGACGGAGATGCAGGACGAGCTGCTGCGCCTCCAGGCCGAACGGCAGCGCACCATCGTCTTCATCAGCCATGATCTGGACGAGGCGATCCGCATCGGCGACCGTCTGGCCATTATGGAGGGCGGCCAGATCATCCAGGTCGGGCGCCCGGACGAGATCCTGAAGCAACCGGCCAACGACTACGTCCGCTCCTTCTTCCGCAACATCGACGTCACCAAGATCCTGACGGCGGGCGACATCGCCCGGCGCGACCAGGTGACGCTGATCCGCCACACCGGCGAGGGCCCGCGCGCCGCCGTCCGCCAGCTGCGCGAGCGCGACCGTGAGTTCGGCTATGTCCAGGACGGCCGCCGCCGCTTCCAGGGCGTGGTGTCGGTGGAGACGCTGGTCACCGCCATCGAGCGGCACAACGGCTCCGCCACGCTGGACGAGGCGCTGCTTCCGGGCATCGAGCCGCTTCCCGTCGACCTGCCGATGGACGAGGTTCTGCCGCGCATCGCGTCGGCCCCGTGCCCGCTGCCGGTGGTGGACGGGCAGGGCGCCTATGTCGGGGCGATCTCCAAGACCGCCTATCTGGAAACCCTTGGACGGACGCGCTGA
- a CDS encoding MliC family protein yields the protein MRARRNRVWLFLVTAASAVGGSALAAEPAGPSFSCAGVEKRSIEHMVCTDAGLSALDRRLAGVYDAAAAKAANEHPPTLKAEQRGWIKGRNDCWKADDRRACVAEQYRLRIAALQARYRLVPAIGPVRFACDGQPANELTVTFFETDPPTMIAERGDAVSLMVGQPAASGARYRGRNESFWEHQGEARVTWGYGAPEMTCRKAP from the coding sequence ATGCGCGCGCGTCGCAACAGAGTGTGGCTTTTCCTCGTGACGGCGGCATCGGCCGTCGGCGGCAGTGCCCTTGCCGCCGAACCCGCCGGCCCCTCCTTCTCCTGCGCGGGGGTGGAAAAGCGCAGCATCGAGCACATGGTCTGCACCGACGCCGGCCTGTCGGCGCTCGACCGCAGGCTGGCCGGGGTCTATGACGCGGCGGCCGCCAAGGCGGCGAACGAGCATCCCCCGACCCTCAAGGCGGAGCAGCGCGGGTGGATCAAGGGCCGGAACGACTGCTGGAAGGCGGACGACCGCCGGGCCTGCGTGGCGGAGCAGTACCGCCTGCGCATCGCCGCGCTTCAGGCCAGATACCGGCTGGTGCCCGCCATCGGTCCGGTCCGCTTCGCCTGCGACGGCCAGCCGGCCAACGAGCTGACCGTCACCTTCTTCGAGACCGACCCGCCGACGATGATCGCCGAGCGCGGCGACGCCGTGTCGCTGATGGTCGGGCAGCCGGCGGCGTCCGGCGCCCGCTACCGGGGCCGCAACGAGAGCTTCTGGGAGCATCAGGGCGAAGCGCGGGTGACCTGGGGCTACGGCGCTCCGGAGATGACCTGCCGGAAGGCGCCGTAG
- a CDS encoding M3 family metallopeptidase, whose translation MSNPFFETWTTPFGLPPFDRIQAEHFPPAFDHGMAENIAEIAAITGNPDAPTFANTIEAMERSGRFLNRVGGVFWNLNSSNTTDALETIARDYAPKFAQHSMRIALDPALFARVADLYERRDTLGLAPDQLRLLERQHLGFVRSGALLPADAKARMTAITERLATLHTLFGQNVLHDEKDWQLVLEESDLAGLPDFARNAAAQAAKERGQEGKYVITLARSSVEPFLTFSARRDLRQVAYEAWIRRGEHEGEHDNRPLIREIVALRTEQAKLMGYASYADFKLDDSMAKDTSAVERLLLQVWGPAKEKAAAERAELQDCARAEGVNEPIAPWDWRYYAEKVRQAKYDIDEAEVKPYFVLENMVRAAFDTAGRLFGLTFTERPDLPVYHPDVRVYEVTEKDGRHVGIFLHDNFARPSKRSGAWMSSYRDQENFDGAVSPIIVNNNNFSKGEPTLLSFDDAETLFHEFGHFLHGCLSNVRYPSQSGTSVRRDFVELPSQIYEHWLAVPETLSTYARHHQTGEPIPQDLLRRLLAARNFNQGFGTVEYTAAALLDLEFHTRGDAADTDVAAFERSVLDKIGMPAEIAVRHRPTHFQHLFAGSGYAAGYYAYLWAEVLDADGFEAFLETGNPFDPDLAAKLKTIYSSGDTRDPMELYTAFRGREPRIEALLKHRGLTQSLGDA comes from the coding sequence ATGAGCAACCCGTTCTTCGAAACCTGGACCACGCCCTTCGGCCTGCCGCCCTTCGACCGCATCCAGGCCGAGCATTTTCCGCCCGCCTTCGACCATGGCATGGCGGAGAACATCGCGGAGATCGCGGCGATCACCGGAAACCCCGACGCCCCCACCTTCGCCAACACCATCGAGGCGATGGAGCGCAGCGGGCGCTTCCTGAACCGGGTCGGCGGCGTGTTCTGGAACCTGAACTCCAGCAACACCACCGACGCGCTGGAGACCATCGCCCGCGACTACGCGCCGAAATTCGCCCAGCACTCCATGCGCATCGCGCTGGACCCGGCGCTGTTCGCCCGCGTCGCCGACCTGTACGAGCGGCGCGACACGCTGGGCCTCGCCCCCGACCAGCTGCGTCTTCTGGAGCGCCAGCATCTGGGATTCGTGCGCAGCGGCGCGCTGCTGCCGGCGGACGCCAAGGCGCGGATGACCGCGATCACCGAGCGGCTGGCGACCCTGCACACGCTGTTCGGCCAGAACGTGCTGCACGACGAGAAGGACTGGCAGCTCGTGCTGGAGGAGAGCGACCTCGCCGGCCTGCCGGACTTCGCGCGCAACGCCGCCGCCCAGGCCGCCAAGGAGCGCGGGCAGGAGGGCAAGTACGTCATCACGCTCGCCCGCTCCTCGGTGGAGCCGTTCCTGACCTTCTCGGCCCGCCGCGACCTGCGGCAGGTGGCCTACGAGGCCTGGATCCGCCGCGGCGAGCATGAGGGCGAGCACGACAACCGCCCGCTGATCCGGGAGATCGTCGCGCTGCGCACCGAGCAGGCCAAGCTGATGGGCTACGCCAGCTACGCCGACTTCAAGCTGGACGACAGCATGGCGAAGGACACCTCCGCCGTCGAGCGGCTGCTGCTGCAGGTCTGGGGACCGGCCAAGGAGAAGGCCGCCGCCGAGCGCGCGGAGCTTCAGGACTGCGCCCGGGCGGAGGGCGTGAACGAGCCGATCGCCCCCTGGGACTGGCGCTACTACGCGGAGAAGGTGCGGCAGGCCAAGTACGACATCGACGAAGCGGAGGTGAAGCCCTACTTCGTGCTGGAGAACATGGTGCGCGCGGCCTTCGACACCGCCGGGCGCCTGTTCGGGCTGACCTTCACCGAGCGCCCCGACCTGCCCGTCTATCACCCGGACGTCCGCGTCTACGAGGTGACGGAGAAGGACGGACGCCATGTCGGCATTTTCCTGCACGACAACTTCGCCCGGCCGTCCAAGCGCTCCGGCGCCTGGATGAGCAGCTACCGCGACCAGGAGAACTTCGACGGGGCGGTGTCGCCGATCATCGTCAACAACAACAACTTCTCGAAGGGCGAGCCGACGCTGCTCAGCTTCGACGACGCCGAGACGCTGTTCCACGAGTTCGGCCATTTCCTGCACGGCTGCCTCAGCAACGTCCGCTACCCGAGCCAGTCCGGCACCTCGGTGCGCCGCGACTTCGTGGAGCTGCCCTCCCAGATCTACGAGCACTGGCTGGCGGTTCCGGAAACGCTGTCCACCTACGCCCGCCATCACCAGACCGGGGAGCCGATTCCGCAGGACCTGCTGCGCCGCCTGCTCGCCGCCCGCAACTTCAACCAGGGCTTCGGCACGGTGGAGTACACCGCGGCGGCGCTGCTCGATCTGGAGTTCCACACCCGCGGCGACGCCGCCGACACCGACGTGGCCGCCTTCGAGCGGTCGGTGCTGGACAAGATCGGCATGCCGGCGGAGATCGCCGTGCGCCACCGCCCGACCCACTTCCAGCACCTGTTCGCCGGCAGCGGCTACGCCGCCGGCTATTACGCCTATCTGTGGGCCGAGGTGCTCGACGCCGACGGGTTCGAGGCGTTCCTGGAGACGGGAAACCCCTTCGACCCGGACCTTGCGGCGAAGCTGAAGACGATCTATTCGTCGGGCGACACCCGCGACCCGATGGAGCTCTACACCGCCTTCCGCGGACGCGAGCCGCGCATCGAGGCGCTTCTCAAGCACCGGGGCCTGACCCAATCGCTCGGGGACGCCTGA
- a CDS encoding proline/glycine betaine ABC transporter permease has product MDFKLPIGDWADAAVLFLLDHAQWLFDGIDLVVGAVADGVQAALTSLPGVALAAIVVLIGLWRNGWRFALFAAASLLVVAGLGMWHQTVDTLALVLTATAIALTIGVPLGIVAARNDRVETVVRPALDLMQTMPAFVYLIPAAMLFGLGRVPGIIATIIFAMPPVVRLTSLGIRQVPHELVEAGLAFGCTPRQLLFKVQMPTALPSIMAGINQTIMLSLSMVVIASMIGAGGVGNEVLRGIQRLDIGLGVEGGLAVVILAILLDRITQSFGTPDAGGRSPRSALRSLLSRRRAAQPKDDAQLSPTHGVTEAG; this is encoded by the coding sequence ATGGACTTCAAGCTTCCCATCGGCGATTGGGCCGACGCCGCCGTGCTGTTCCTCCTGGACCACGCGCAATGGCTGTTCGACGGCATCGACCTCGTGGTCGGCGCGGTCGCCGACGGCGTCCAGGCCGCCCTGACCTCGCTGCCCGGCGTGGCGCTGGCCGCCATCGTGGTGCTGATCGGGCTGTGGCGGAACGGCTGGCGCTTCGCGCTGTTCGCGGCGGCCTCGCTGCTGGTCGTCGCCGGGCTGGGCATGTGGCACCAGACGGTGGACACGCTGGCCCTGGTGCTGACGGCGACCGCCATCGCCCTGACCATCGGCGTCCCGCTGGGCATCGTCGCCGCGCGCAACGACCGGGTGGAAACGGTGGTGCGCCCGGCGCTCGACCTGATGCAGACCATGCCGGCCTTCGTCTACCTGATCCCGGCGGCCATGCTGTTCGGTCTGGGCCGCGTGCCGGGGATCATCGCGACGATCATCTTCGCCATGCCGCCGGTCGTCCGCCTGACCAGCCTGGGCATCCGCCAAGTCCCGCACGAGCTGGTCGAGGCCGGTCTCGCCTTCGGCTGCACGCCGCGCCAGCTCCTGTTCAAAGTGCAGATGCCGACCGCGCTGCCGTCGATCATGGCGGGAATCAACCAGACGATCATGCTGTCGCTGTCGATGGTCGTCATCGCCTCGATGATCGGGGCGGGCGGCGTCGGCAACGAGGTGCTGCGCGGCATCCAGCGGCTCGACATCGGCCTCGGCGTCGAGGGCGGGCTGGCCGTGGTGATCCTGGCGATCCTGCTCGACCGCATCACCCAGAGTTTCGGAACCCCGGACGCGGGGGGACGCTCCCCCCGGTCCGCCTTGCGCTCCCTGCTGAGCCGCCGCCGCGCGGCGCAGCCGAAGGACGACGCGCAGCTGTCTCCCACGCACGGAGTCACGGAAGCGGGATGA
- a CDS encoding HutD family protein has translation MAVSLLDPARYRRMPWKNGGGTTTEIALQELPGAAGRFLWRVSIADVAEAGPFSAFTGYERLIAVVEGAGMRLTVDGVPATVTNRAAAFRFSGDATVDCALLDGPIRDFNLIFDRERADARLDILPADTVADIPAGGVALVHALEGEVILRSGDSVARVSPGWTARLDAAATLETGPGACAVLARVAARG, from the coding sequence ATGGCTGTTTCTCTTCTCGACCCCGCCCGCTACCGCCGCATGCCCTGGAAGAACGGCGGCGGGACGACCACCGAAATCGCCCTCCAGGAGTTGCCCGGCGCCGCCGGCCGCTTCCTGTGGCGGGTCAGCATCGCCGACGTGGCGGAGGCCGGTCCCTTCTCCGCCTTCACCGGCTACGAGCGGCTGATCGCCGTGGTCGAGGGCGCCGGCATGCGGCTGACCGTGGACGGCGTGCCGGCGACCGTGACCAACCGCGCCGCCGCCTTCCGATTCTCCGGCGACGCCACGGTGGACTGCGCCCTGCTGGACGGGCCGATCCGCGACTTCAACCTGATTTTCGACCGCGAGCGGGCCGACGCCCGCCTCGACATCCTGCCGGCCGACACGGTTGCGGACATCCCGGCCGGCGGCGTGGCGCTGGTCCATGCCCTGGAGGGCGAGGTGATCCTGCGCAGCGGGGACAGCGTGGCGCGGGTGTCGCCGGGCTGGACCGCCCGTCTGGACGCCGCCGCCACGCTGGAGACCGGGCCGGGCGCCTGCGCCGTCCTCGCCCGCGTCGCGGCGCGCGGGTAA